From the genome of Acidobacteriota bacterium, one region includes:
- a CDS encoding sigma-54-dependent Fis family transcriptional regulator — MHQGYAPEYDMLSSLLMLAGRPSTQLDAILQFSLEKALSMTASDIGGVILFFDITGKEPVILASGLRGELAEPTANLLKIWWARPANLATTVLETGLHHRVDDYRRGTASFPLFLGGRSSLWVPLLDAKKVVGCIHVESSRPRCYGDFHLQKLQTMAIDIVIAIERLVLREDAAKSGTPLDIVGVSPAFLDLERQIKRAAANSSGAVLITGERGSGKELASRAIHSWGKRRGKPFIPVLASTLTESLFADELFGHTKHAFTGAHQSRSGKFLAADGGTLFLDEVGDMPAVIQSSLLRVIERGEVTRVGCDLPFRVNVRVVAATNRDLSKLIDQGKFRADLCDRLSVFEIRVPALRERRSDIPLLVSHFLKKYCEQVGRDFMFAGRSGCTVCKFANPASCATGEFYQALEAYDWPGNVRELANLIVRLLATVPDEILDAKHLPEQYRHPQAAKAPVSPAIDLALDTQTRSHIERVLHMVDHNESRAARILGIPRSTLRSKIKKLGIESKRT; from the coding sequence ATGCATCAAGGATATGCTCCAGAATACGATATGCTCTCTAGCCTATTGATGCTTGCTGGCCGTCCCTCGACTCAGCTAGACGCCATCCTCCAATTCTCATTGGAAAAGGCTCTTAGCATGACTGCGTCTGATATCGGCGGCGTGATTCTCTTCTTTGACATAACTGGTAAAGAGCCGGTGATTCTGGCTTCTGGGCTGCGTGGCGAGTTGGCTGAACCGACGGCCAATCTGTTAAAGATATGGTGGGCGAGACCAGCTAATCTCGCTACTACCGTCCTTGAAACAGGTCTTCACCATCGCGTCGATGATTATCGCCGGGGCACAGCTTCATTCCCTTTGTTTTTAGGCGGTCGCTCATCGCTGTGGGTACCATTGCTGGACGCGAAAAAAGTGGTTGGCTGCATCCATGTCGAATCGTCCCGGCCGCGGTGCTACGGTGATTTCCACTTGCAAAAGCTTCAGACCATGGCAATCGACATCGTGATTGCGATCGAGCGGCTCGTGTTGAGGGAAGACGCTGCAAAGTCCGGAACACCGCTCGATATCGTTGGAGTCAGTCCAGCCTTTCTAGACCTGGAACGTCAGATCAAACGTGCCGCGGCTAACTCGAGCGGCGCCGTGCTCATCACAGGCGAGCGCGGAAGTGGCAAGGAATTGGCTAGTAGAGCAATTCATTCCTGGGGGAAGCGTCGCGGCAAACCCTTCATTCCGGTGCTGGCTTCCACTTTGACCGAAAGCCTGTTTGCCGATGAACTGTTCGGCCATACGAAACATGCGTTCACTGGCGCCCATCAATCCCGATCAGGAAAGTTTCTGGCGGCGGACGGTGGAACTCTCTTCCTCGATGAGGTGGGAGATATGCCCGCTGTCATTCAGTCATCCTTACTGCGCGTGATCGAACGAGGTGAGGTCACGAGAGTCGGTTGCGACCTTCCTTTTCGCGTTAATGTCCGCGTGGTCGCGGCGACCAACCGGGATCTGTCCAAGTTGATTGATCAAGGAAAATTTCGAGCAGATCTTTGCGACCGCCTCTCAGTGTTCGAAATCCGGGTCCCTGCCCTTAGAGAACGCCGGAGCGATATCCCATTGCTGGTCAGTCATTTTCTCAAAAAGTATTGCGAGCAAGTAGGCCGGGATTTCATGTTCGCTGGAAGGAGCGGTTGCACCGTCTGTAAGTTCGCCAACCCCGCGAGTTGTGCGACGGGTGAATTCTATCAGGCCCTGGAGGCCTACGATTGGCCGGGAAACGTGCGCGAACTGGCGAACCTGATTGTTCGACTGCTCGCCACTGTTCCCGATGAGATTCTCGATGCGAAGCATCTGCCGGAGCAATACCGGCATCCTCAGGCTGCGAAAGCTCCCGTCTCTCCCGCAATAGATTTGGCTTTGGACACGCAGACGAGAAGTCACATCGAGCGGGTGCTTCATATGGTCGATCACAATGAGAGCCGAGCCGCCCGGATTCTCGGGATTCCTCGTTCGACTCTACGCAGCAAAATCAAGAAACTGGGCATTGAGAGCAAGCGGACCTGA